Proteins from a genomic interval of Candidatus Thermoplasmatota archaeon:
- the purQ gene encoding phosphoribosylformylglycinamidine synthase subunit PurQ, with protein sequence MKRKDIRVAVLRIEGTNSEAETARCFSELGASAELVHMNQLDRSKVAPEDFRRLEDYQALMIPGGFSAGDYIRAGAIWAARLKSRHAKELEAFVAEGKPVGGICNGFQVLVEVGLLPAIGHEVMSPDPQAVLHINDSNRYECRPVHLKHVNKGRCVATRGIRTGEVRTIIASHGEGKLLYPKDAIARILKDLEKNDQILFRYVGPDGKPAGYPWNPNGAPGDVAGITNEAGTVFGMMPHPERVFHRYQHPDWTRDAKAKPDAAGDGRAIFEGVLRYVEKTL encoded by the coding sequence CGCTGCTTCAGCGAGCTCGGCGCCTCGGCGGAGCTCGTCCACATGAACCAGCTCGACCGATCGAAGGTCGCGCCCGAGGACTTCCGCAGGCTCGAGGACTACCAGGCCCTCATGATCCCGGGCGGCTTCAGCGCGGGCGACTACATCCGCGCGGGCGCCATCTGGGCCGCGCGCCTGAAGTCCCGCCACGCGAAGGAGCTCGAGGCGTTCGTCGCGGAGGGCAAGCCCGTCGGCGGGATCTGCAACGGTTTCCAGGTGCTCGTCGAGGTGGGCCTCCTGCCGGCGATCGGACACGAGGTCATGAGCCCCGATCCGCAGGCCGTGCTGCACATCAACGACTCCAACCGCTACGAGTGCCGCCCCGTGCACCTCAAGCACGTGAACAAGGGTCGCTGCGTCGCGACGCGCGGCATCCGGACGGGCGAGGTGCGCACGATCATCGCGAGCCACGGCGAGGGCAAGCTCCTCTACCCGAAGGACGCGATCGCGCGCATCCTCAAGGACCTCGAGAAGAACGACCAGATCCTCTTCCGCTACGTGGGCCCCGACGGGAAGCCCGCGGGCTACCCGTGGAACCCGAACGGCGCCCCCGGCGACGTCGCGGGCATCACGAACGAGGCCGGCACCGTGTTCGGCATGATGCCGCACCCGGAGCGCGTCTTCCACCGGTACCAGCACCCGGACTGGACGCGCGACGCGAAGGCGAAGCCGGACGCGGCGGGCGACGGACGCGCGATCTTCGAAGGCGTGCTCAGGTACGTCGAGAAGACGCTCTGA
- the endA gene encoding tRNA-intron lyase, translating into MAPTGSLKGNRVLLRDEKEASPLYNKGAFGTPLSGGGIDLDIVEALYLVDAGRLSVEDAGRRMDPADLLALGARSEREFEVRYVVYRDLRNRGFLVKAGVPSQDPLVKAYDFHLYPRGGFPGKTPSSTLVRAGTERVAFHAARWAEEAARAAGLGKSLLAAIVDEEGDLTYYDVKLADPRGEVPVRPRDHSGERAHLLADRVVAHGALADALASEEHYGRALSPGRQLSPEETLYLLEETGMGLEDAASGERVAASAFRARARGLNPEFDALYPVFRDLRARALVVKTGFKYGTHFRVYRSGPDEGHAPYLVHVLGEKGVPWPEIAGFIRLAHGVRKAMLFATSGGRYVELTRTRP; encoded by the coding sequence ATGGCGCCCACGGGATCGCTGAAAGGCAACCGCGTCCTCCTGCGCGACGAGAAGGAGGCGAGCCCGCTCTACAACAAGGGCGCCTTCGGCACGCCGCTCTCGGGCGGCGGCATCGACCTCGACATCGTCGAGGCGCTCTACCTCGTCGACGCGGGACGCCTCTCGGTCGAGGACGCGGGACGCCGCATGGACCCCGCGGACCTCCTCGCGCTCGGCGCGCGCTCGGAGCGCGAGTTCGAGGTGCGCTACGTCGTGTACCGCGACCTCCGCAACCGCGGCTTCCTGGTGAAGGCCGGCGTGCCCTCGCAGGACCCGCTCGTGAAGGCGTACGATTTCCACCTGTATCCGCGCGGCGGCTTCCCGGGCAAGACGCCGTCGTCGACGCTCGTCCGCGCGGGCACCGAGCGCGTCGCGTTCCACGCGGCGCGATGGGCCGAGGAGGCGGCGCGGGCCGCGGGCCTCGGCAAGAGCCTGCTTGCGGCCATCGTGGACGAGGAGGGGGACCTCACCTACTACGACGTGAAGCTCGCGGATCCCCGCGGCGAGGTGCCGGTTCGGCCGCGCGACCATTCGGGCGAGCGCGCGCACCTGCTCGCGGACCGCGTCGTCGCGCACGGCGCCCTCGCGGACGCCCTCGCCTCGGAGGAGCATTACGGCCGCGCGCTCTCGCCCGGCCGCCAGCTCTCGCCCGAGGAAACGCTCTACCTCCTCGAGGAAACGGGGATGGGCCTCGAGGACGCGGCGAGCGGCGAGCGCGTGGCGGCCTCCGCGTTCCGCGCCCGCGCGCGGGGCCTCAACCCTGAATTCGACGCGCTCTATCCCGTCTTCCGCGACCTCAGGGCCCGCGCGCTCGTCGTGAAGACCGGCTTCAAGTACGGCACGCACTTCCGCGTGTACCGCTCGGGTCCCGACGAGGGGCACGCGCCCTACCTCGTGCACGTGCTCGGGGAGAAGGGCGTTCCCTGGCCCGAGATCGCGGGCTTCATCCGTCTCGCTCACGGCGTCCGTAAGGCGATGCTCTTCGCGACGAGCGGAGGCCGCTACGTCGAGCTGACGCGGACCCGGCCCTGA
- a CDS encoding CBS domain-containing protein, with protein MHVEHFMTPHPVACDASDTVDKVARQMRDKGVGAVVVLERGKVAGIVTDRDIATTVVAEGLAPDRTPVEDVMTRDPARLTLDDNIFSAIDTMRSANVARRIPVVNEYNELLGIVSISDVAVVAKDLIEAVLLEETHQAMEETHVLTGGKRILRALRSPTKAERLPPEEALRPVTAPTPEGPAPSTGRP; from the coding sequence ATGCACGTCGAGCACTTCATGACGCCGCACCCGGTCGCGTGCGACGCTTCGGATACCGTCGACAAGGTCGCGCGCCAGATGCGGGACAAGGGCGTGGGCGCCGTCGTCGTCCTCGAGCGCGGAAAGGTCGCGGGCATCGTGACGGACCGCGACATCGCGACGACGGTCGTCGCCGAAGGACTCGCGCCCGATCGCACCCCCGTCGAGGACGTGATGACGCGCGATCCGGCGCGCCTCACCCTCGACGACAACATCTTCTCCGCGATCGACACCATGCGCAGCGCCAACGTGGCCCGACGCATCCCCGTGGTGAACGAGTACAACGAGCTTCTCGGCATCGTCAGCATCAGCGACGTCGCGGTCGTCGCGAAAGACCTCATCGAGGCGGTGCTTCTCGAGGAGACCCACCAGGCCATGGAGGAGACGCACGTGCTCACGGGGGGCAAGCGCATCCTCCGAGCGTTGCGAAGCCCGACGAAGGCGGAACGCCTGCCCCCCGAGGAAGCGCTTCGGCCCGTGACGGCGCCGACCCCCGAGGGTCCCGCGCCCTCGACCGGCCGACCCTGA
- a CDS encoding tryptophan--tRNA ligase — MRIDPWSSQQSTDYQRLRDEFGIAAFDYGERLAALARQRGLPPPPPIVRRGIVFGERGFDRVFGAIERGDPWAVLTGLMPSGPMHLGHKLVIDQVRYYQSLGADVFIVVADVEAHVTRGLTLERAREIAMSDYLPNYFALGLKPDRTQIYFQSERAAVKDLAWKLGRRINWSTMEAIYGFSGETNMGHAMAPLVQVGDILHVQLPEYGGPRPVVVPVGVDQDPHIRLTRDLAQATRIFSINHEPGKGVVVALKDNQDKATVERLHAALARRRPELAGKPGHETKALLEAALREALHAIGASDVEKNVPYGTLTWKAASARDVYDLDLALAKFEASALEGFGFVAPASTYHRFMQGLTGGKMSSSKPETHIALNDPPALAEKKLAGAVTGGRATAEEQRRLGADCGKCMAYETYVYHLVPDDDRLAEAFEKGTGGKMLCGECKSIYGKPAIAKLVGDLADGRKAAESALKATVRSE; from the coding sequence ATGCGGATCGATCCCTGGTCGTCGCAGCAATCCACGGACTATCAGCGGCTGCGCGACGAGTTCGGGATCGCGGCCTTCGACTACGGCGAGCGCCTCGCCGCCCTCGCCCGACAGCGCGGGCTCCCGCCCCCGCCGCCCATCGTGCGGCGCGGCATCGTGTTCGGCGAGCGCGGCTTCGACCGCGTCTTCGGCGCGATCGAGCGCGGCGACCCCTGGGCGGTGCTCACGGGCCTCATGCCGAGCGGGCCGATGCACCTCGGCCACAAGCTCGTGATCGACCAGGTGCGCTACTACCAGAGCCTCGGCGCCGACGTCTTCATCGTCGTCGCCGACGTCGAGGCGCACGTCACGCGCGGCCTCACCCTCGAGCGCGCCCGGGAGATCGCGATGAGCGACTACCTCCCGAACTACTTCGCCCTGGGCCTCAAGCCGGACCGCACGCAGATCTACTTCCAGAGCGAGCGCGCCGCGGTCAAGGACCTCGCGTGGAAGCTCGGGCGCAGGATCAATTGGTCCACGATGGAGGCCATCTACGGATTCTCGGGCGAGACCAACATGGGGCACGCGATGGCGCCCCTCGTCCAGGTGGGCGACATCCTCCACGTGCAGCTTCCCGAGTACGGGGGGCCCCGGCCCGTCGTCGTGCCCGTCGGCGTCGACCAGGACCCGCACATCCGCCTCACCCGCGACCTCGCGCAGGCGACGCGCATCTTCTCGATCAACCACGAACCGGGCAAGGGCGTCGTGGTCGCGCTCAAGGACAACCAGGACAAGGCGACCGTCGAGCGCCTGCATGCGGCCCTCGCCCGCCGCCGGCCCGAGCTCGCGGGAAAGCCGGGCCACGAGACCAAGGCGCTCCTCGAAGCCGCGCTCCGCGAGGCGCTCCACGCGATCGGCGCGAGCGACGTCGAGAAGAACGTCCCCTACGGCACGCTCACCTGGAAGGCCGCCTCGGCGCGGGACGTGTACGACCTCGACCTCGCGCTCGCGAAGTTCGAGGCGTCGGCGCTCGAGGGCTTCGGCTTCGTCGCCCCCGCCTCGACGTACCACCGCTTCATGCAGGGGCTCACGGGCGGCAAGATGTCGTCCTCGAAGCCCGAGACGCACATCGCGCTCAACGATCCGCCCGCGCTCGCCGAGAAGAAGCTCGCGGGCGCCGTGACCGGCGGCCGCGCGACCGCCGAGGAGCAGCGCCGCCTCGGCGCCGATTGCGGCAAGTGCATGGCGTACGAGACATACGTCTACCACCTCGTCCCCGACGACGACAGGCTCGCCGAGGCCTTCGAGAAGGGCACGGGCGGGAAGATGCTCTGCGGCGAGTGCAAATCCATCTACGGCAAGCCCGCGATCGCGAAGCTCGTGGGCGACCTCGCCGACGGCCGGAAGGCCGCAGAGAGCGCCCTAAAGGCCACCGTGAGGAGCGAATGA
- a CDS encoding phenylalanine--tRNA ligase subunit alpha, which translates to MEPLSPTEKRVLVALGAIGEKATPDEILARGAFREIVEVMNGSSWLQAKGLVRHEETMRNFIALGREGADALERGLPERRALVALAARGGRATVADVSADPNVGADEANIATGWLKRKGLVDIRKEAGGSVLEITDQGRKLLDASGLMPDEIVLAMLRDGEVPEQDLDPDGLKLLLGRQNLVRRREEITRVVHLTEKGRRALVAGITIEDEGVSQITPDFITSGAWRREKIRPYDVSAFAPTATGGKKHPLRQVIDEVRHIFLSMGFTEIEGPYVTSAFWDLDALFVPQDHPARAMQDTFYLERPATADLSNEPYVKKIKAVHENGGGTGSTGWRHAWDPRVAEQNLLRTHTTPDTLQYLKAHPEAPIKIFSVDRVFRNEAIDATHLPEFHQVEGVVHEEGGNLRTLIALLREFTTQLGAKGVRVRPAYFPYTEPSLEFEVHYNNRWMELGGAGIFRPEVTEPMGIRRPVLAWGLGLERLAMMKLGLKDVRELYLPDIDWLRSAPLVD; encoded by the coding sequence ATGGAACCCCTGAGCCCCACCGAGAAGCGCGTGCTCGTCGCGCTCGGCGCGATCGGCGAGAAGGCGACCCCGGACGAGATCCTCGCGCGCGGGGCCTTCCGCGAGATCGTCGAGGTCATGAACGGATCCTCGTGGCTGCAGGCCAAGGGCCTCGTGCGGCACGAGGAGACGATGCGGAACTTCATCGCGCTCGGCCGCGAAGGCGCCGACGCGCTCGAGCGCGGGCTCCCCGAGCGCCGCGCCCTCGTCGCCCTCGCCGCGCGCGGCGGCCGCGCGACCGTCGCCGACGTCTCGGCGGACCCGAACGTGGGCGCCGACGAGGCCAACATCGCGACCGGGTGGCTCAAGCGCAAGGGTCTCGTGGACATCCGCAAGGAAGCGGGCGGGAGCGTCCTCGAGATCACCGACCAGGGCCGGAAGCTCCTCGACGCGAGCGGCCTCATGCCCGACGAAATCGTGCTCGCGATGCTGCGCGACGGCGAGGTCCCGGAGCAGGACCTCGATCCCGACGGCCTGAAGCTCCTGCTCGGACGGCAGAACCTCGTGCGTCGCCGCGAGGAGATCACGCGCGTCGTCCACCTGACCGAGAAGGGCCGCCGCGCGCTCGTGGCGGGCATCACGATCGAGGACGAGGGCGTGAGCCAGATCACGCCCGACTTCATCACCTCGGGCGCGTGGCGGCGCGAGAAGATCCGCCCGTACGACGTGTCCGCGTTCGCGCCCACGGCGACGGGCGGCAAGAAGCACCCGCTTCGCCAGGTCATCGACGAGGTCCGCCACATCTTCCTCTCGATGGGCTTCACGGAGATCGAGGGCCCGTACGTCACGAGCGCCTTCTGGGACCTCGACGCGCTCTTCGTGCCGCAGGACCACCCGGCGCGCGCGATGCAGGACACCTTCTACCTGGAGCGGCCCGCGACCGCGGACCTCTCGAACGAGCCGTACGTGAAGAAGATCAAGGCCGTCCACGAGAACGGGGGCGGCACGGGCTCGACGGGTTGGCGCCACGCCTGGGACCCGCGCGTCGCCGAGCAGAACCTCCTGCGCACGCACACGACGCCCGACACGCTCCAGTACCTCAAGGCCCACCCGGAAGCGCCGATCAAGATCTTCAGCGTGGACCGCGTGTTCCGCAACGAGGCCATCGACGCGACGCACCTGCCCGAGTTCCACCAGGTCGAGGGCGTCGTGCACGAGGAGGGCGGCAATCTCCGTACCCTCATCGCGCTCCTGCGCGAATTCACGACGCAGCTCGGCGCGAAAGGCGTCCGCGTGCGCCCGGCGTACTTCCCCTACACGGAGCCGTCGCTCGAGTTCGAGGTCCACTACAACAACCGGTGGATGGAGCTCGGCGGCGCCGGCATCTTCAGGCCCGAGGTCACGGAGCCGATGGGCATCCGGCGCCCCGTCCTCGCGTGGGGCCTCGGCCTCGAGCGCCTCGCGATGATGAAGCTCGGCCTCAAGGACGTGCGCGAGCTGTACCTCCCCGACATCGACTGGCTCCGCTCCGCGCCGCTCGTCGACTGA
- a CDS encoding VIT1/CCC1 transporter family protein: protein MPDAVVGRPPTGPGHYLRDAVYGANDGVITTLAVVSGVEGAAFPPIVAIVLGLANLAADGLSMGASNYLGLKSELEQTGASVAEEKPVRHAFATFLAFILAGAVPLLALLVPVGPGLGRFAVAMALALVALGAIGAARAAYLPSGALRAGLEMALVGGGAGLAAFAIGRIVGGLAA, encoded by the coding sequence ATGCCCGACGCCGTCGTCGGCCGGCCTCCTACGGGGCCGGGCCATTATCTCCGGGATGCGGTCTACGGCGCGAACGACGGCGTCATCACGACGCTCGCGGTCGTGAGCGGCGTCGAAGGCGCCGCGTTCCCACCCATCGTCGCCATCGTCCTCGGCCTCGCGAACCTCGCGGCCGACGGACTCTCGATGGGCGCAAGCAACTATCTCGGCCTCAAATCGGAGCTGGAGCAGACGGGCGCCTCGGTCGCGGAGGAGAAGCCCGTGCGCCACGCGTTCGCCACGTTCCTCGCATTCATCCTCGCGGGCGCCGTCCCGCTCCTCGCGCTTCTCGTCCCCGTGGGGCCGGGCCTCGGGCGTTTCGCGGTCGCGATGGCGCTCGCCCTCGTCGCGCTCGGCGCGATCGGCGCCGCGCGCGCGGCGTACCTGCCTTCCGGGGCGTTGCGCGCCGGCCTCGAGATGGCGCTCGTGGGCGGCGGGGCGGGCCTTGCGGCCTTCGCGATCGGACGGATCGTCGGCGGGCTGGCCGCGTGA
- a CDS encoding DUF5611 family protein, with amino-acid sequence MRDYELRRGHWKNIDGDALLHLMQDVFGETKTEDKGYVVENFGALQRLYVEKLGKTHLRVDTVMNPKVAGEESQKTIRAYYDFLELATGYNAKERQKRLKKEIEKEGEAPEV; translated from the coding sequence ATGCGCGACTATGAGCTCCGCCGCGGCCACTGGAAGAACATCGACGGCGACGCGCTCCTCCACCTCATGCAGGACGTCTTCGGCGAGACGAAGACCGAAGACAAGGGCTACGTCGTCGAGAACTTCGGCGCGCTCCAGCGCCTCTACGTCGAGAAGCTCGGCAAGACGCACCTGCGCGTCGACACCGTGATGAACCCGAAGGTCGCAGGCGAGGAGAGCCAGAAGACGATCCGCGCCTACTACGACTTCCTGGAGCTCGCGACGGGCTACAACGCGAAGGAGCGCCAGAAGCGCCTCAAGAAGGAAATCGAGAAGGAAGGCGAGGCGCCCGAAGTCTGA
- a CDS encoding metal-dependent hydrolase: MASLTFHLLVPLLAMLAIPGIDRRKAFWLLPLVLLPDLDHFVGVHRSWLHNVFLLAPTLAVALHAHRRRDRETREWMLVATAYLASHLVLDVFVGGATLLWPFTDYNVCYYFTIVVATATNTPHFYYGDCSAPGAPTTVEFYPWLDYDETAAWAFILVAILAVGVLKVRRFVSHRRKGVKSQASGPRDDEA; encoded by the coding sequence GTGGCCTCGCTCACCTTCCACCTCCTCGTCCCCCTGCTCGCGATGCTCGCCATCCCGGGCATCGACAGGAGGAAGGCGTTCTGGCTCCTCCCCCTCGTCCTGCTGCCCGACCTCGACCACTTCGTCGGCGTCCACCGGTCGTGGCTGCACAACGTGTTCCTCCTCGCGCCGACGCTCGCGGTCGCCCTCCACGCGCACCGACGGCGCGACCGCGAGACGCGGGAATGGATGCTCGTCGCGACCGCCTACCTCGCAAGCCACCTGGTGCTCGACGTCTTCGTCGGCGGCGCGACGCTGCTCTGGCCGTTCACCGACTACAACGTGTGCTACTACTTCACCATCGTCGTCGCGACCGCCACCAACACGCCCCACTTCTACTACGGCGACTGCAGCGCGCCCGGCGCCCCCACGACCGTCGAGTTCTACCCGTGGCTCGATTACGACGAAACCGCCGCCTGGGCGTTCATCCTCGTCGCCATCCTCGCCGTCGGGGTCCTGAAGGTCCGCCGCTTCGTCTCGCATCGAAGAAAGGGCGTCAAGTCTCAAGCAAGCGGGCCCCGCGACGACGAGGCATGA
- a CDS encoding class I SAM-dependent methyltransferase: protein MIPENDDAILAWVRAAQGEGPEPLPELAKLTREAEVTPLSPEELRLIALLARAHDAKRVLEIGTALGNATAWLLGSLPDDATVDTIEIDEPRAEAARKNLETLGFAGRANVIADDARHAVPGLAGTYDFVLLDADPMIYPGIFQFLAPKMRPGALLVVAHVFAKGAAPKGANAAGLGARAFLDQLTRSRKFASAVLMAGDGLALARREDA, encoded by the coding sequence GTGATCCCCGAGAACGACGACGCAATCCTCGCGTGGGTGCGCGCCGCCCAGGGCGAAGGCCCCGAACCGCTCCCGGAGCTCGCGAAGCTCACGCGCGAGGCCGAGGTGACGCCCCTCTCCCCCGAGGAGCTTCGGCTCATCGCGCTCCTCGCGCGCGCCCACGACGCGAAGCGCGTCCTCGAGATCGGGACCGCCCTCGGCAACGCGACCGCGTGGCTCCTCGGGTCGCTTCCGGACGACGCGACCGTCGACACGATCGAGATCGACGAGCCCCGCGCCGAGGCCGCGCGCAAGAACCTGGAGACGCTCGGCTTCGCCGGGCGCGCGAACGTCATCGCGGACGACGCGCGCCACGCCGTGCCCGGCCTCGCCGGGACGTACGACTTCGTCCTCCTCGACGCTGACCCCATGATCTACCCCGGCATCTTCCAGTTCCTCGCGCCGAAGATGAGACCCGGCGCGCTCCTCGTCGTCGCGCACGTCTTCGCGAAGGGGGCGGCCCCCAAGGGCGCGAACGCGGCGGGCCTCGGGGCGCGCGCGTTCCTCGACCAGCTCACGCGGTCGCGGAAGTTCGCAAGCGCCGTCCTGATGGCGGGCGACGGGCTCGCCCTCGCGCGACGCGAGGACGCGTAG